One window from the genome of Acinetobacter sp. ANC 7912 encodes:
- the recR gene encoding recombination mediator RecR yields MFSDRFDQLVQALRILPSVGPKSAQRMALHLIMKNREGAIGLAHALTEATNYIHECSICHSLTEDEVCNICTSTDRDDELLCVVESPADVMAIEQSGSFRGKYHVLGGHLSPLDGIGPEEIGIPYLLERLNKGQIREVILATNATVEGQATAHYLVEASKHLPIQITRIAQGVPQGGELEYVDSHTLSQAVHNRMRMK; encoded by the coding sequence ATGTTTAGTGATCGTTTTGATCAACTCGTTCAAGCATTACGCATCTTGCCAAGCGTTGGGCCGAAATCGGCTCAGCGTATGGCATTGCATCTGATCATGAAAAACCGTGAAGGTGCGATTGGTCTGGCACATGCACTGACCGAAGCGACCAACTATATTCATGAATGTTCCATCTGTCATTCATTGACTGAAGACGAAGTTTGTAATATCTGTACTTCGACGGATCGTGATGATGAGCTGCTGTGTGTAGTGGAATCGCCTGCAGATGTGATGGCGATTGAGCAGAGTGGCAGCTTCCGTGGCAAGTATCATGTCTTGGGTGGGCATCTGTCCCCACTAGATGGCATTGGCCCGGAAGAAATCGGCATTCCGTATCTGCTAGAGCGTTTAAACAAAGGTCAAATTCGTGAAGTGATTCTGGCGACCAATGCGACGGTCGAAGGACAGGCAACCGCACATTATCTGGTTGAAGCCAGCAAGCATTTACCGATTCAGATCACCCGAATTGCCCAAGGTGTACCTCAGGGTGGTGAACTGGAATATGTGGACAGCCATACCTTGAGTCAGGCTGTACATAACCGCATGCGGATGAAATAA
- a CDS encoding alpha/beta fold hydrolase, whose protein sequence is MIQLKQNLQRQRKKLKHLGARFFNSSALVLSQKTPFVYIKETELYRVRHYPAPERQFKEPLVFVAPLAINMDIYDLYPYRSLVKHFQHSGFEVYLVEWNRFSFKHRELNFLSFIDQAIPEAIERICEHSESDYISLHGWSMAGIFVTLYTALHSPEHVKNLMVMGSPIDSYTSGRVGKLFEATNKLISQNPAIRDTVHKGLIPKHYIHTPGILNAIGFKLLDPVGWFKSQKQFLLNLEKPEHVYEHATMGNFLNKMIDYPGGINQDMVLNLWLQNPLKHGSITLEDKKIELKNISCSLMVGAGDRDQIVTRKAAEPLTKLTSSKDVTFTLIPGGHLGLMSNQKTANTFWPKLSIWLEQRSTRLEQSK, encoded by the coding sequence ATGATTCAGTTAAAACAAAATCTGCAACGCCAACGAAAAAAACTTAAGCATTTGGGGGCACGGTTTTTTAACAGTTCTGCCTTGGTGCTGTCGCAGAAAACCCCGTTTGTATACATCAAGGAAACTGAACTCTATAGAGTCCGGCATTATCCGGCACCAGAACGTCAGTTTAAGGAACCGCTGGTCTTTGTTGCACCACTGGCCATCAATATGGATATCTATGACCTATATCCATACCGATCACTGGTAAAGCATTTTCAACACAGTGGCTTTGAAGTGTATCTTGTGGAATGGAACCGTTTCAGCTTCAAGCACCGTGAACTAAATTTCCTGTCTTTTATTGATCAAGCCATTCCAGAAGCAATAGAACGCATCTGCGAACATTCTGAAAGTGACTATATTTCTCTACATGGCTGGAGTATGGCCGGGATCTTCGTTACTTTATATACCGCACTACATTCACCAGAGCATGTCAAAAACCTGATGGTGATGGGTAGTCCAATTGACAGTTATACTTCTGGTCGTGTGGGCAAGCTGTTTGAAGCCACCAACAAGCTGATTTCACAGAATCCAGCCATTCGTGACACCGTACATAAAGGCCTAATTCCAAAACACTATATTCATACGCCAGGCATTCTGAATGCAATTGGCTTCAAACTGCTGGATCCAGTCGGCTGGTTTAAAAGCCAGAAACAGTTTTTGCTGAATCTGGAAAAACCGGAACATGTTTATGAACATGCCACCATGGGCAATTTCCTGAACAAGATGATCGATTATCCGGGTGGAATCAATCAGGACATGGTACTCAACCTGTGGCTACAAAATCCATTAAAACATGGCTCAATTACCTTAGAGGATAAGAAGATTGAGCTAAAAAATATCAGCTGCTCATTAATGGTCGGTGCCGGTGATCGTGACCAGATCGTAACCCGAAAAGCGGCTGAACCACTTACTAAATTGACTAGTAGCAAGGATGTTACATTTACCCTGATCCCAGGTGGACACCTTGGTCTAATGTCAAATCAAAAGACAGCCAATACATTTTGGCCTAAACTAAGCATCTGGCTTGAGCAGCGTTCTACCCGACTGGAGCAATCCAAATAG
- a CDS encoding cytochrome ubiquinol oxidase subunit I gives MIAESVVDLSRFQFAMTAMYHFIFVPLTLGLAFILAIMETTYVISGKEIYKDMTKFWGKLFGINFALGVTTGLTMEFQFGTNWAYYSHYVGDIFGAPLAIEGLMAFFLESTFIGMFFFGWDRLSKVQHLCVTWLVALGSNLSALWILVANGWMQNPVGSAFNYETMRMELVDFAALIFNPVAQVKFVHTVSAGYVTGAIFVLAISSFYLLKKRDLPFARRSFAIAAIFGLASTLSVILLGDESGYEIGDVQKTKLAAIEAEWETEPAPAAFTLFGFPNQETMRTDYAVKIPYVMGIIATRSVDTPVMGIKDLMAEHEGRIRNGMLAYEQLEKLRAGDQSPELKAAFEQTQKDLGYGLLLKKYTPNVVDASDEQIKAAAKDTIPHVPSLFWAFRAMVASGFLMLLLFVLAAFAVAKRNAENKPWLLKFALFALPLPWIAAQTGWYVAEVGRQPWTIGEVLPTHLSASSLSTGDVMGSILALAAFYTILLIIEMYLMIKFARLGPSSLHTGKYHFEKPNSQATADEDAALPEGATGEVQS, from the coding sequence ATGATTGCTGAAAGCGTGGTCGATCTTTCGCGGTTCCAGTTCGCTATGACCGCGATGTATCATTTTATTTTTGTTCCGCTGACCTTAGGTCTGGCCTTTATCCTTGCCATTATGGAAACCACCTATGTGATTTCCGGCAAGGAAATCTATAAAGACATGACCAAGTTCTGGGGAAAACTTTTCGGGATTAACTTTGCCCTAGGGGTTACTACAGGCTTAACCATGGAGTTCCAATTCGGGACTAACTGGGCCTACTACTCACACTATGTAGGTGACATCTTCGGTGCACCACTGGCTATTGAAGGTTTGATGGCATTCTTCCTAGAATCTACTTTCATTGGTATGTTCTTCTTTGGATGGGATCGCCTCTCTAAAGTTCAGCACCTTTGCGTAACCTGGTTAGTGGCACTTGGCTCTAACCTGTCTGCACTGTGGATTCTGGTGGCAAATGGCTGGATGCAAAACCCGGTTGGCTCTGCTTTCAACTACGAAACCATGCGTATGGAGCTGGTAGACTTCGCTGCCCTGATCTTCAACCCGGTTGCTCAGGTAAAATTCGTTCACACTGTATCTGCGGGTTATGTCACAGGCGCAATCTTTGTCCTGGCAATCTCAAGTTTCTACCTGCTGAAAAAACGTGACCTGCCTTTTGCACGCCGTTCTTTTGCGATCGCTGCAATTTTCGGCCTGGCATCTACCCTATCTGTCATCCTGTTGGGTGATGAATCTGGTTATGAAATCGGTGACGTACAAAAAACTAAATTGGCTGCGATTGAAGCTGAATGGGAAACAGAACCTGCACCAGCGGCATTCACTTTATTTGGCTTCCCAAATCAAGAAACTATGCGTACTGACTATGCAGTGAAAATTCCTTATGTGATGGGGATCATTGCAACACGTTCTGTCGATACACCAGTGATGGGTATTAAAGACCTAATGGCTGAACACGAAGGTCGTATCCGCAACGGTATGCTGGCGTATGAACAACTGGAAAAACTGCGTGCAGGCGATCAGTCTCCTGAACTGAAAGCAGCATTTGAACAAACTCAAAAAGACTTGGGTTATGGTTTGCTGCTGAAAAAATACACTCCAAATGTAGTCGATGCTTCTGACGAACAAATCAAAGCTGCTGCAAAAGACACTATTCCACACGTACCAAGTCTGTTCTGGGCATTCCGTGCCATGGTGGCTTCTGGATTCCTGATGCTGTTGCTGTTCGTGCTGGCTGCCTTTGCTGTTGCGAAACGTAACGCAGAAAACAAACCTTGGTTACTGAAATTTGCATTGTTTGCTCTGCCACTACCTTGGATCGCAGCACAAACTGGTTGGTATGTCGCTGAAGTAGGCCGTCAACCATGGACTATTGGTGAAGTACTGCCTACACACCTGTCTGCATCTAGTTTAAGCACTGGTGATGTGATGGGTTCAATCCTTGCACTGGCTGCGTTCTACACCATCCTGTTGATCATTGAAATGTACCTGATGATTAAGTTTGCCCGCCTTGGCCCAAGCTCACTGCATACAGGTAAGTACCATTTCGAAAAACCAAATTCTCAAGCAACTGCCGATGAAGACGCAGCTCTTCCAGAAGGCGCAACTGGCGAGGTTCAATCATGA
- the ispD gene encoding 2-C-methyl-D-erythritol 4-phosphate cytidylyltransferase, which yields MSQLKLQPHHKLWAIIPAAGSGSRFSKTELKQYQMIQERSVLEHTVARLNQLPLTGYVLAIGSQDDVAQTLPFSNKDKAHFCAGGAERVNSVLNALNYLTGIASENDWVLVHDAARPCVSQNSLIDLVNTAIATDQAAILAIPVRDTLKRVVQGHDIEATVDRSTLWQAQTPQMVKLGQLKRAIEQALFDGANITDEASALEHVGEAVQVVPGRSDNLKITYPDDLELARLILAVQS from the coding sequence ATGAGTCAGCTGAAACTCCAACCACACCATAAATTATGGGCCATTATTCCAGCTGCAGGTTCAGGTAGCCGATTTTCCAAAACAGAGCTTAAACAATACCAGATGATTCAGGAACGATCCGTTCTTGAACATACGGTCGCACGTCTGAATCAATTGCCGCTAACGGGTTATGTATTGGCGATTGGCAGTCAGGATGATGTAGCTCAAACTTTACCATTTTCGAATAAAGACAAAGCACACTTCTGTGCAGGTGGTGCAGAGCGGGTAAATTCTGTCTTAAACGCGTTGAATTATCTAACCGGGATAGCCTCTGAAAATGACTGGGTTTTGGTACATGACGCAGCACGCCCATGTGTTAGCCAAAATTCCCTGATTGATCTGGTGAATACTGCAATTGCAACAGATCAGGCAGCAATTTTAGCCATTCCGGTACGTGACACATTGAAACGTGTAGTACAAGGACATGATATTGAAGCGACAGTCGACCGTTCGACCTTGTGGCAGGCGCAAACCCCGCAAATGGTTAAACTCGGCCAATTGAAACGCGCTATTGAACAGGCATTATTCGATGGTGCTAACATTACCGATGAAGCCAGTGCACTCGAGCATGTCGGTGAAGCGGTGCAGGTCGTACCAGGTCGGTCGGATAACCTGAAAATTACCTATCCTGATGATCTGGAGCTGGCACGGCTGATTCTTGCAGTGCAGTCTTGA
- a CDS encoding YbaB/EbfC family nucleoid-associated protein: MNINMLMQQAQRMQKEVENNLKKAKEELAQVEVHAEAGGGLVKVTMTARHVVKRIQIDPELLQDDPDMIEDLIAAAMNDASRQAEAVSEERMKSANQGMGLPPGLAGLF; this comes from the coding sequence ATGAACATTAATATGTTGATGCAGCAAGCTCAGCGCATGCAAAAGGAAGTGGAAAACAACCTGAAAAAAGCCAAAGAAGAGCTTGCACAAGTTGAAGTTCATGCAGAGGCAGGTGGCGGTCTGGTAAAAGTGACCATGACTGCACGTCATGTAGTAAAACGTATTCAGATCGATCCTGAACTGCTGCAAGATGATCCGGACATGATCGAAGACCTGATTGCAGCAGCGATGAATGATGCATCTCGTCAGGCAGAAGCGGTATCTGAAGAACGTATGAAGTCTGCAAACCAGGGCATGGGTTTACCACCAGGTCTGGCTGGCTTGTTCTAA
- a CDS encoding YARHG domain-containing protein produces the protein MKKLTVATVMSFAALLGASTSVLASEQECKKLKNDHDVIYASKGFCFKDPEAKAKFGNDNCYTTKPKFSEKEQQRLDAIKERQKELNCK, from the coding sequence ATGAAAAAATTGACTGTTGCGACAGTAATGAGTTTTGCAGCTTTGCTAGGAGCTTCAACTTCTGTTTTAGCTTCTGAACAAGAATGCAAGAAACTGAAAAATGATCATGATGTCATTTATGCATCTAAAGGCTTCTGCTTCAAAGATCCTGAAGCGAAAGCGAAGTTTGGTAATGACAATTGCTATACAACCAAGCCAAAATTTTCAGAAAAAGAGCAGCAACGTCTTGACGCGATCAAAGAACGTCAGAAAGAATTAAACTGTAAATAA
- a CDS encoding NAD(P)-dependent oxidoreductase, whose protein sequence is MIQSVAFIGLGAMGYRMAAHLPKHFDTVYVWNRTAAKAEQHAAEYGSQAVSLEQAVQADVIFSCLPTSADVENLLQGLELKSGSIWVDCTSGVPDAARRLEEALADQGVIFLDAPVSGQTIGAENGTLTVMIGGSAVGFERALPAIQAFGKLIKHVGESGAGFAVKAVNNMLMAVNLCAVAEGFTTLKAHGVSLNEALECINASSGKSNLTETVMPQRILNRSFPLTFALPLLAKDTGIAVDLVRDAKLAAPLLALTQNLIQAASLQAEENSDFSAAVKMYESWSKITIE, encoded by the coding sequence ATGATTCAATCAGTTGCATTTATCGGCTTGGGCGCGATGGGCTATCGTATGGCGGCACATTTACCGAAGCATTTCGATACGGTCTATGTATGGAACCGTACCGCAGCCAAGGCAGAGCAACATGCAGCTGAATATGGAAGTCAAGCGGTCAGTCTAGAACAAGCTGTACAAGCTGATGTCATTTTCTCCTGTTTACCGACCAGTGCCGATGTTGAAAATCTATTACAAGGCCTGGAATTAAAATCCGGCAGTATCTGGGTCGACTGCACCAGTGGTGTACCGGATGCCGCTCGTCGCCTAGAAGAAGCTTTGGCCGATCAGGGCGTGATTTTCCTGGATGCACCTGTCAGCGGTCAGACGATCGGTGCTGAAAATGGCACATTAACTGTTATGATTGGAGGCAGTGCAGTTGGTTTTGAACGTGCGCTTCCTGCAATCCAGGCATTCGGCAAGCTGATCAAGCATGTCGGTGAATCTGGCGCGGGATTTGCAGTAAAAGCCGTAAACAATATGTTAATGGCGGTAAACCTGTGTGCCGTGGCAGAAGGCTTTACGACACTGAAAGCGCATGGGGTTAGCCTGAATGAGGCACTGGAATGTATCAATGCTTCAAGCGGTAAAAGTAACTTAACCGAGACAGTGATGCCACAGCGTATTTTAAACCGCAGCTTCCCATTAACATTTGCTTTACCTTTACTTGCCAAGGATACCGGTATTGCTGTGGATCTGGTTCGAGATGCCAAATTAGCAGCACCGTTGCTAGCATTGACGCAGAATCTGATTCAGGCAGCCAGCCTACAGGCTGAGGAAAATAGCGACTTTTCTGCTGCAGTAAAAATGTATGAATCGTGGAGTAAAATTACCATTGAGTAA
- a CDS encoding O-succinylhomoserine sulfhydrylase has product MSQQDEIEYQLDTLAIRTGHTRTAEGEHSEPIFLTSSFVCESAADAAAKFSGQIEGNTYSRYTNPTVHTFEKRLAVLDGAERAVATSSGMAAVHAVTLAYLKAGDHVICSRAVFGSIISLFEKYVAKFGVDVTFVDLEDLEGWKQAVRPNTRLLFIETPSNPLAQVGDMQAIADIAHANGALFAVDNTFCTPVLQQPIKFGADLIVYSSTKYIDGQGRALGGAVVGNHKLLEEINGVIRTLGNSMSPFNAWVFLKGLETLSLRMKAHCASAQKLAEWLDAHPKVEKVYYAGLPNHLGHELAKKQQSGFGGVVSFVAKGGREGAWTVIDNTKFLSITSNLGDVKSTITHPATTSHGRMSAEAKEAAGISEGLIRVSVGLEDIDDIIRDISRGLDLI; this is encoded by the coding sequence ATGAGCCAACAAGACGAGATCGAATACCAACTGGATACTTTAGCCATTCGTACTGGCCATACACGTACTGCAGAAGGTGAACACAGCGAACCAATTTTCCTGACTTCATCTTTTGTCTGTGAAAGTGCTGCTGATGCTGCTGCGAAGTTCTCTGGTCAAATCGAAGGCAATACCTATTCACGTTATACTAATCCGACTGTACATACCTTTGAAAAGCGTCTGGCAGTGCTGGATGGGGCTGAACGTGCGGTAGCAACCAGTTCAGGTATGGCGGCTGTGCATGCTGTGACATTAGCTTATCTGAAAGCGGGTGATCATGTGATTTGTTCGCGTGCGGTATTTGGCTCGATTATTTCTCTGTTTGAAAAATATGTGGCGAAATTCGGTGTAGACGTAACTTTTGTCGATTTGGAAGATCTAGAAGGCTGGAAACAGGCCGTTCGTCCAAATACCCGTTTATTGTTTATCGAAACTCCGTCTAACCCATTGGCTCAGGTGGGTGATATGCAGGCGATCGCGGATATTGCTCATGCAAATGGTGCTCTGTTTGCTGTAGACAATACTTTCTGTACGCCGGTATTGCAGCAACCAATCAAGTTTGGTGCGGACTTAATTGTTTATTCATCAACTAAATACATTGATGGCCAAGGCCGTGCGCTCGGTGGTGCGGTAGTTGGTAATCACAAGCTGCTTGAAGAAATCAACGGCGTTATCCGTACTCTGGGTAACTCTATGAGTCCGTTCAATGCCTGGGTATTCCTGAAAGGTCTGGAGACCTTAAGCCTGCGTATGAAAGCACATTGTGCCAGCGCACAAAAACTTGCAGAATGGCTGGATGCACATCCTAAAGTTGAAAAAGTGTACTACGCTGGTTTACCAAACCATCTTGGACATGAACTGGCGAAAAAACAACAATCCGGTTTTGGCGGTGTTGTATCCTTTGTAGCCAAAGGTGGTCGTGAAGGTGCCTGGACTGTGATCGACAATACCAAGTTCCTGTCAATCACCAGTAACCTGGGTGATGTGAAATCAACCATTACCCATCCAGCGACTACTTCACACGGCAGAATGTCGGCTGAAGCCAAAGAAGCTGCAGGTATTAGCGAAGGTTTAATCCGCGTTTCTGTTGGTTTAGAAGATATTGATGATATCATTCGCGATATTTCACGCGGTCTGGATTTAATTTAA
- the cydX gene encoding cytochrome bd-I oxidase subunit CydX, producing MWYFAWILGILMACFAGVLSALYIENHQDLDEN from the coding sequence ATGTGGTATTTTGCATGGATTCTCGGCATATTAATGGCATGTTTTGCCGGTGTACTGAGTGCACTGTATATTGAAAATCATCAAGATCTGGATGAGAACTAA
- a CDS encoding cyd operon YbgE family protein, translating to MSNDVMENTVPESKPNKFAMLISCLLAFPLAAVLLVHPAAMLDDSGTYSHRALMFIMIGISGGFIHGVGFVPRHKVWKWLFSPILSWPLMLWGYYTWFLT from the coding sequence ATGAGCAATGACGTGATGGAAAATACAGTTCCCGAGTCTAAACCCAACAAGTTTGCGATGCTGATCTCCTGCTTGCTGGCATTTCCACTTGCTGCTGTACTGTTAGTGCATCCTGCAGCGATGCTGGATGATTCAGGTACCTACAGCCATCGCGCATTAATGTTTATTATGATCGGGATTTCAGGAGGCTTTATTCATGGTGTTGGCTTTGTGCCACGCCATAAAGTCTGGAAATGGCTATTTAGCCCGATCCTGTCCTGGCCCTTGATGCTCTGGGGCTATTACACCTGGTTCCTGACCTAA
- the cydB gene encoding cytochrome d ubiquinol oxidase subunit II, translating into MIEYELLKIIWWVLVGVLLIGFALTDGFDMGAMAIMPFVGKKDEERRAAINTVAPHWDGNQVWFITAGGAMFAAWPMVYATAFSGMYWALLLVLFALFLRPVGFDYRSKLENTKWRNAWDWGLAVGGAVPALVFGVAFGNMFLGVPFTLDETVRSTYTGSFFALLNPFAVVCGLVSVSMLCAHGGAWLMLRTDGALRERSAKTAKIMGIVYLVTFILIGAWLYFGGIQGYTLVTPYDTNGVANPLAKEVLTNANPGWMNNYSNYPITMIAPIAGILGGLIIVAAASKAKAGLTFLGTSLAIVGTILTAGFALFPFLMPSSINPTASLTMWDAVSSKNTLTVMTVVACIFVPIILAYTTWCYYKMWGVITNKHIQENSHSLY; encoded by the coding sequence ATGATTGAATATGAACTGCTCAAAATTATCTGGTGGGTATTGGTTGGCGTCCTGCTGATTGGCTTTGCCCTGACCGATGGCTTCGATATGGGTGCAATGGCAATCATGCCATTTGTAGGTAAAAAAGATGAAGAACGTCGTGCGGCAATCAATACGGTTGCCCCACACTGGGATGGGAACCAAGTCTGGTTTATCACTGCAGGTGGTGCAATGTTCGCGGCATGGCCAATGGTTTATGCAACTGCCTTTTCTGGCATGTACTGGGCACTATTACTGGTACTGTTTGCCCTGTTCCTGCGTCCTGTTGGCTTTGACTACCGCTCTAAACTGGAAAATACCAAATGGCGTAATGCCTGGGACTGGGGTCTGGCTGTAGGTGGTGCAGTGCCTGCACTGGTGTTTGGTGTAGCATTCGGCAACATGTTCCTGGGTGTACCATTCACCCTAGATGAAACTGTACGTTCAACTTACACTGGCAGCTTCTTTGCCCTGCTCAATCCATTTGCGGTTGTGTGTGGCCTGGTGAGCGTGTCAATGCTATGTGCACACGGCGGTGCATGGTTGATGTTACGTACTGATGGTGCTTTACGTGAACGTTCTGCGAAAACTGCCAAGATCATGGGTATTGTTTACCTAGTGACTTTCATTCTGATCGGTGCATGGCTGTACTTCGGTGGTATCCAAGGTTATACCCTAGTTACTCCATACGATACGAATGGTGTAGCAAACCCATTGGCGAAAGAAGTTCTGACCAATGCTAACCCTGGCTGGATGAACAACTATAGCAATTACCCAATTACTATGATTGCACCAATCGCAGGTATTCTAGGTGGTTTGATTATCGTGGCAGCAGCATCTAAAGCAAAAGCAGGTCTGACTTTCTTAGGAACTTCTCTAGCAATCGTAGGTACCATTTTGACTGCTGGTTTTGCCCTGTTCCCATTCCTGATGCCATCAAGCATTAACCCTACAGCTAGCTTGACTATGTGGGATGCGGTATCGAGTAAAAATACCTTAACGGTAATGACTGTGGTTGCTTGTATCTTTGTTCCGATCATCTTAGCTTACACCACTTGGTGTTATTACAAGATGTGGGGCGTCATCACCAACAAACACATTCAAGAGAATTCACACAGCCTGTACTAA
- a CDS encoding HIT family protein — protein MTYDDQNIFARILRGEIPAIKVYEDDQVLAFMDIMPQADGHTLVIPKTPAITLLDLDPEAAAYTIKIVQKIAKAIEKGLGVEGIVLMQLSGAAAGQTVPHVHFHLVPTSLHNLGKHASQMGDQEKIKQLAEKIKAAL, from the coding sequence ATGACTTACGATGATCAAAATATTTTTGCACGAATTCTGCGTGGTGAAATACCTGCAATCAAGGTGTATGAAGACGACCAGGTTCTTGCATTTATGGACATCATGCCTCAGGCAGACGGTCATACCTTAGTCATTCCTAAAACGCCTGCAATTACTCTGCTCGACCTTGATCCTGAAGCTGCGGCTTATACCATCAAGATCGTTCAGAAAATTGCCAAAGCGATTGAAAAAGGCCTAGGTGTTGAAGGCATCGTGCTGATGCAGCTGTCTGGTGCAGCTGCAGGTCAAACGGTTCCGCACGTGCATTTCCACCTGGTACCAACATCTCTGCACAACCTGGGCAAGCATGCTTCGCAAATGGGTGATCAGGAGAAGATCAAGCAACTGGCTGAAAAAATCAAAGCTGCGCTTTAA
- the rodA gene encoding rod shape-determining protein RodA, producing the protein MIPSQQYRFLRQSARDGLSIKHDSSRWAKLHLDPWLLSFLLLNAALGLMVVYSATSEDSSMVIRQAISFGVGFVLMFICAQVPPKVYQAASPYFYAFGIFMLLLVFVIGERRLGATRWITLPGVGSMQPSEVMKFAMPLMMAWYFARKPFPPKFLDIVGSLVILGVPFVLVALQPDLNIGLIIPGIFVLFLSGMSWRLILGAMGALAVVAPLLWMFLLQEYQKKRILTLFDPESDALGAGWNIIQSKIAIGSGGMTGKGYSQGTQSHLGYLPEHHTDFIMSTYAEEFGFIGVFLLFSLFMAIIIRCLMIGLNSFHNFGRLYAGATGLTFFFFVFLNSGMVSGILPVTGDPLPLMSYGGTAVIAMLAGMGIVMSIHTHR; encoded by the coding sequence ATGATACCTTCACAGCAGTATCGTTTTTTACGGCAGTCCGCACGTGACGGATTGAGTATAAAACACGATTCCTCAAGATGGGCCAAACTCCATCTGGACCCTTGGTTGCTTAGCTTCCTGTTACTGAATGCTGCCCTAGGGTTGATGGTGGTCTATAGTGCCACTTCTGAAGATTCTAGTATGGTGATTCGTCAGGCGATCAGTTTTGGGGTTGGTTTTGTGCTAATGTTTATTTGCGCACAAGTACCACCAAAAGTCTATCAGGCGGCAAGCCCATATTTTTATGCTTTCGGGATCTTCATGTTGTTGCTGGTTTTTGTGATTGGTGAGCGGCGACTAGGGGCAACTCGCTGGATTACTTTGCCCGGTGTGGGGAGCATGCAGCCGAGCGAGGTGATGAAATTTGCCATGCCACTGATGATGGCATGGTATTTTGCACGTAAGCCATTTCCGCCAAAATTCCTGGACATTGTCGGATCTTTAGTGATTTTGGGTGTGCCATTTGTGCTGGTGGCTTTACAGCCGGACTTGAATATTGGCCTGATTATTCCAGGGATTTTTGTACTATTCCTTAGTGGAATGTCATGGCGTCTGATCTTGGGAGCGATGGGAGCGCTGGCGGTTGTTGCACCCTTGCTGTGGATGTTCTTGTTACAGGAATACCAGAAGAAACGTATCCTGACCCTGTTTGACCCTGAATCGGATGCTTTAGGTGCAGGATGGAACATTATTCAGTCCAAAATTGCAATAGGTTCTGGCGGGATGACCGGAAAGGGCTATTCACAGGGAACCCAGTCACATCTGGGTTATCTGCCGGAACACCATACTGACTTTATCATGTCGACCTATGCAGAAGAGTTTGGTTTTATAGGGGTGTTCCTGTTATTCAGCCTGTTTATGGCAATTATTATTCGCTGTTTGATGATTGGCCTAAACAGCTTCCATAACTTTGGCCGTCTATATGCTGGTGCTACCGGTTTAACTTTCTTCTTCTTTGTGTTCCTGAACTCAGGTATGGTCAGCGGGATTTTGCCAGTCACTGGTGATCCATTACCGTTGATGAGCTATGGGGGTACTGCGGTAATTGCCATGCTAGCCGGTATGGGCATTGTGATGTCCATTCATACTCATCGTTGA
- the cydP gene encoding cytochrome oxidase putative small subunit CydP, giving the protein MSLVPENLNQKVVREITLILIIKVILLLTIKHIWFDAPTIPKNFDSQVAEHIAGSPSQIKETR; this is encoded by the coding sequence ATGAGCTTAGTTCCAGAAAATTTAAATCAAAAAGTGGTCCGTGAGATTACTCTGATTTTAATTATCAAAGTAATTTTATTACTCACCATCAAACATATCTGGTTTGATGCGCCTACGATTCCAAAAAATTTTGACTCTCAAGTTGCCGAGCATATTGCCGGCAGTCCTTCCCAAATCAAGGAGACACGTTGA